A region of Domibacillus sp. DTU_2020_1001157_1_SI_ALB_TIR_016 DNA encodes the following proteins:
- a CDS encoding MFS transporter: protein MGLQGKVSLSVGWITLFLMGTDLFVVSPLLPFISEAYSVSSAMTGWMVTVFAVTYAIAAPFFGWASDKNGRGIFITFGLLLFSFSNALTAFSPSFTWLIISRILAGLAVAAITPLIYAIIGDIAPSNRRGTWLSIVVSGHLTALWAGAPIGTLLEHFLGWRSVFVVMAIIGTLLAVVNFKAWKYVPERNVTKNLLEGNLPRILGSVSVTTIWAISMYALYVYLGAALYSENRFTSSEIALAVTFYGIGAVLGSLISGQFTDRFGEKKISKATLILLTLILVCLGIFFSSGDWIYFFLFIWALVGYAGFTSYQARLTVEYPKERGIIMAWNNTALYIGITIGSIIGGYVISNWGYPFLPYVCSIAAIISFVLSNQKVQETKKEKNYNVKNRT from the coding sequence ATGGGCTTGCAAGGGAAAGTCAGTTTAAGTGTTGGTTGGATAACTTTGTTTCTAATGGGTACAGATTTATTTGTAGTATCCCCGTTACTGCCGTTCATTTCGGAAGCGTATAGTGTTAGTTCAGCGATGACAGGATGGATGGTAACTGTTTTTGCTGTAACATATGCTATTGCAGCACCTTTCTTTGGTTGGGCTTCAGATAAAAATGGAAGAGGGATTTTTATTACATTTGGGTTATTGTTATTTTCCTTTTCTAATGCCTTAACTGCTTTTTCACCTTCTTTTACCTGGTTAATCATTAGTCGTATTTTAGCTGGTTTGGCGGTTGCTGCAATCACTCCTTTAATTTATGCCATTATCGGGGATATTGCACCATCAAATCGGAGAGGAACTTGGCTTTCTATTGTTGTTTCAGGACATTTAACAGCTCTTTGGGCAGGAGCACCAATCGGTACGTTACTAGAGCATTTTCTTGGTTGGCGTTCAGTATTTGTTGTAATGGCTATTATAGGGACTTTATTGGCGGTAGTAAATTTCAAAGCGTGGAAATATGTTCCTGAAAGGAATGTAACAAAAAATCTATTAGAAGGAAATCTGCCAAGAATACTTGGTTCAGTAAGTGTTACCACCATTTGGGCGATTTCAATGTATGCTCTTTATGTTTACTTAGGTGCGGCTCTTTATTCCGAAAATAGATTCACATCATCAGAAATCGCATTAGCTGTTACTTTTTATGGTATTGGTGCTGTTTTAGGAAGTCTTATAAGTGGACAATTCACAGACAGGTTTGGAGAAAAGAAGATTTCTAAAGCTACGCTAATTTTATTGACCCTTATACTCGTTTGTTTAGGAATATTCTTCTCATCTGGGGATTGGATTTATTTCTTTCTGTTTATATGGGCTTTGGTTGGGTATGCAGGATTTACATCATACCAAGCACGATTAACAGTCGAATATCCCAAGGAACGAGGGATTATTATGGCGTGGAATAATACGGCTCTGTATATTGGTATTACCATTGGTTCAATCATTGGTGGTTATGTCATATCTAATTGGGGTTATCCTTTCCTGCCATATGTTTGCAGCATTGCAGCAATTATTAGTTTTGTCCTTAGTAACCAAAAGGTCCAAGAAACAAAAAAAGAGAAAAATTACAATGTGAAGAATCGTACTTAA
- a CDS encoding plasmid stabilization protein, whose translation MAHKITLTGKPVSALRLKKNFYTFDMGEKGSPAAPKGLPTSSTITYTVFINQKQLKKAGLTEENIQNRKIMVQGEPTLDVPVDDCPGEIGIVCFQVSVIPEKQKEALNAEKEPGKEQEKKEEVKAEEQPKGPEGTEDFISLDQIQVPESFLQTRPNPYKTQLVIDHVEQAGILDEPITINRETKVLTDGYKRYIVAEKLGIKTVPVMYEKISIES comes from the coding sequence ATGGCGCATAAAATTACGTTAACGGGCAAGCCAGTGAGTGCATTACGACTGAAGAAGAATTTCTATACATTCGATATGGGGGAAAAGGGTTCTCCAGCAGCTCCGAAGGGACTCCCAACAAGCTCAACCATTACATATACCGTTTTTATTAACCAGAAGCAGTTAAAGAAAGCCGGATTAACAGAAGAAAATATTCAGAATCGGAAAATTATGGTACAGGGAGAACCCACGCTGGACGTTCCAGTAGATGATTGTCCGGGCGAGATCGGTATCGTTTGCTTTCAGGTTTCTGTGATTCCAGAAAAGCAAAAAGAAGCTTTAAACGCAGAGAAAGAACCAGGGAAAGAGCAGGAGAAAAAAGAAGAAGTCAAAGCAGAGGAACAGCCGAAAGGACCAGAAGGAACGGAAGATTTTATTTCGCTGGACCAGATCCAGGTTCCCGAATCCTTTTTGCAGACAAGACCGAATCCGTATAAGACACAGCTGGTGATCGACCATGTAGAACAGGCTGGCATTTTGGACGAACCGATTACGATTAATCGCGAAACCAAGGTGTTAACCGATGGGTACAAGCGCTATATTGTGGCTGAAAAGCTAGGAATAAAAACAGTCCCTGTTATGTACGAAAAAATAAGTATAGAAAGCTAA
- a CDS encoding GNAT family protein, producing the protein MEITPVVLIGDRVKIQPMEDYHVQELFDAGNNPDIWAHMPMKVQSIEDMKYLVNGALQAREQGSEFPFVIFDKDSGKIVGSTRFLNISIPNRNLEIGWTWLSPTVWRTRINTECKYLLLKHCFETLETIRVQLKTDSRNVRSQQAIERLGAVKEGVLRNHMVMPDGYLRDSVFYSVIDQEWVLVKDKVESMLQ; encoded by the coding sequence ATGGAGATAACACCAGTAGTATTAATAGGAGATAGAGTAAAGATACAACCTATGGAGGATTATCACGTACAGGAATTATTTGATGCGGGAAACAATCCAGATATATGGGCACACATGCCAATGAAAGTTCAATCGATTGAAGATATGAAGTACCTTGTGAATGGAGCACTTCAAGCGAGAGAGCAAGGAAGCGAATTTCCTTTTGTTATCTTCGATAAGGATTCGGGAAAAATTGTGGGTAGCACTCGTTTTCTTAATATATCCATACCAAACCGTAACTTGGAAATTGGGTGGACATGGCTGTCTCCAACTGTTTGGCGAACTAGAATAAATACAGAATGTAAGTATCTTCTTTTGAAACACTGCTTTGAGACACTTGAGACAATTCGTGTTCAGTTAAAAACAGATAGTCGAAATGTGCGGTCTCAGCAGGCAATTGAACGGCTGGGTGCGGTAAAAGAAGGAGTGCTTCGGAATCATATGGTTATGCCTGACGGTTATTTAAGAGACTCTGTGTTTTACAGTGTAATCGACCAAGAATGGGTGCTAGTGAAGGACAAAGTGGAGAGTATGCTACAATAA